A window of Halovivax gelatinilyticus genomic DNA:
TGGCGGTTCGATCGACGACCGCGCGATGGCGTGTTCGAGCCGCTCGACGAACGGCGACTCGATGACGAGCAGATTCGGGTCGATCAGCTCGATCAGTTCCGCCAACTCCGGCGGCGCGAGTCGGTACGAAAGCGGCGCCAACACCCCACCGGTCTTCCCCGCCGCACAGAAGAGATCGATCGTCTCGATCCGATTCCGGGAGACGAGCGCAACCCGCTCGCCGTCTGCGACGTCGTAGGCGTCGAGGAGTCGGGCGGTCCGGTTCGCCCGCCGATCGAGGTCGGCGTACGTGAACGATTCTCCCGTTCCCTCGTCGACGATCGCGGTCCGATCGGGCGAGAGCGATGCGCGCCGACCGCTCCAATCGCCGACCCACTCGTACGCCGGATCGCCCCACTTCATGCGTCCACCGGCGAGATCGCTCCCAGGAACGTTCGAAGTCGATCCGTCACCGCCTCGGCCTCCTCGATGAAGAAGAGGTGGTGGGCGCCGTCGAACGGTTCGAACGTCGCGTTCGGGATCGACTCGGCCAGCAAGCGACCGTTCTCGACGGGGAGAACGCGATCGGCCGTCCCGTGGGCGACGAGCGTCGGGATCGAGATCCGGTCTAGCTCGTCGCTCGCGTCGAACGCCATCACGGCCGCCGCCTGGGCCGCTCGCGCGGCCTCGCTGGCGTCGCTTTCGAGACGCCAGTCGACGATTCGGGAGACGAGATCGGGGTCGTCCTCGTAGAACGTCGGCGAGACGGCCACCGCCATTCGGTGTTTGATCGCCTCGCGCTCGTCGGCAGACTCGGGCACCGAGACCAGCACTTCCTGGGTCTCCTCGGGAATCGGTTCGGCGTCCGGGCCGCCCGGCGAACTACACAGAAGCGAGAGCGTCGCCGCTCGATCGTACTCGATCGCGTAGCGCTGGGCGATCATTCCGCCCATGCTCGCGCCGACGACGTGCGCACGAGCGATCCCCTCCGCGTCGAGCACCGCCTCGACGTCGGCGGCCATCTCGTCGATCGAGTACGGGCCCTCCGGTTCGTCGGAGTCGCCCGCACCCCGGTTGTCGATTCGGATCGTCCGGTGCGAATCGGCGAGGGCGTCCCGCTGGAATCGCCACATCCAGCGACCGTAGCCCAGCCCCGAGAGAAATACCACCGGCTCGCCGTCGACCGGTCCGTCGACGTCGTACGCCAGCTCGGTTCCGTCGCGTGTGACCGTCTGCATATCCACCACGTTTCTCCCGAGCGGAAAAGTACCACACCGTTCGAGTATCAACCCCCAGGTACAGGCCGGGTCGACGAAAAGTACTGTACATGCCAGCAGCCAGCCCCGGAGACGTCGCCACGGCGAGCCGAACGGCGACTCGCGACCGCATCGAACGGTTCGCCGAGGTCACCGGAGATGACAATCCACTGCACGTAGACGAACGCTACGCCGGAGGCGGCTTTTTCGGCGAGCCGGTCGCCCACGGCATGTTCGCCGCCGGCGTGGTCTCTAGCGCGCTCGCCTCGCTCGACGGCGACGTCATCTACGTCTCACAGGACCTCCAGTTTCTCGCCCCCGTCTACGTGGATCAGACCGTCACCGCGACAGTCGAAGTGAGCGAGAATCTGAGTGGCGACCGACTGCGCGTCGAAACTATCGCCGAAACGGACGAAGAGACCGTCGTCACCGGCGAAGCGGTCATCCTCTCGCTCGAACGCGAGGGAGGCGGTCGCCTACCCAGTCGGTAGCCTCACACCAGCACGCGTTCTAACTCGACGACGGTCCCCGACTCGGCGTCGGGGTCGCCGACGAGCCGACCCAGACAGATGGCCGACCCCTCCGGCGTGTAACAGGCGACGAGCGGGGCCTCCGTCGAACCGTCGGCCGTCGATTCGTCGACCCCCTCGACCGCGAGGACGCCCGGCGCGTACACCGGCGCGCCGTTGGCCACCTCGCGGGCCGCACTCTCGGCGATCGTTACCGACGGCAGGTCGACGAGCACCCGTTCGGCCGGATCGACCACCTCGGACACCGCCTCCGGCTCGTCGTCTTCGAGCCAGAACGCGAGCGCGTCGATCAGGTCCGTGGCGCTGACGAGGTCTCGGTCGTCGAACGGGTCGGTCGCCGTCCGTCTGAGATCGCCCATGTGACCACCAGTGCCGAGCGCCAGACCGATGTCGTGACAGAGTTTTCGTACGTAGGTGCCACTCTCACACCGAATTCGAAGCAGGACCCGGCGATCGTCGACTTCGAGCGCCTCCAGTGCGTAGATCTCCCGGACGCGGAGGCGACGGGAGACGGCGCTCTTTCGCGGCGGTTTCTGGTAGATCGGTCCTTCGAACTCCGCGAGGACCGTCTCGACGTCGGTCGGCACCGGCGCGTGACACTCCAGGACGGCGACGTACTCCTTTTGCCCCTCCAGAAAGACCGGCGCGAGCCTGGTCGCGTCACCGAGCATGACCGGTAGACAGCCGGTCACCTTCGGATCGAGCGTCCCGGCGTGGGCGGCCCGTTCGATCGGCGAATCGCCCGCCGCAGAGAGCGTCTCGTCGACGGCGTCTCTGATCCAGGCGCTCACCTGGTGCGAGGAGGGGCCGGCCGGCTTATCGAGGTTGACGACGCCGAATTCGAGTAGTTCTGCCGGCGATCGGTCGTCCGGTGGGGGGCGAAGTGTCATCGTTCGACGAGTTACAGCTCGATTGCCAGTTCGATGGGGACTTTCCCTTCGTCTCCGACGGGGTCGTACTCCTCGACCGCCGTGACGAGCATGTCGAGTACGGCGTCGGGTTCCCAGCGGGCCGTGTTGACCGAGAGGTCGTACGGCTTGAGATCCTCGATGTCGATCCCGTAGTACTCCTCGTATCGTTGTGCCTCACTCGCTTCGCGGGCGCGCGTCTCTTCAGTAGCGTTGACGGGATCTTTGTCCTCGCGGTCGGCGATCCGCTCGCCGCGGACGGCCGCCGGCGCGTCGAGCCAGAAGCGAAAGTCGGCGTGCTCGCCGGCGAGCCACCCGGCCAGGCGCGACTCCAAGACGAGGCCGTCACGCTCGATGGCCACCTCTCGCAGCCGACGGTCGAGGTCGCGATCGATCCCCTCGTTCTCCTCGGCGAGCTTGTTGAACTCGAGCGGGGTGTAGCCACGCTCGTCGGCGAGTTCGCGGAAGATGTCGCCACCGCTCACGTGCTCGAGTTCGAAGTGCTCGGCGAGCAACGCGGCCGTGGTGCTCTTTCCGCTCCCTGGCGGACCGGAGACGGTGAGTAACATACCGGGAGTGTATCGGCGCCGGTAAAAGGGGTTTTGAATTAGACGCCGAGAGGGCGTTCGACGGTGGCCGGCTCAGCTCGAATCCGGGCTCAGATTGATGTTGAGCGCCTTCCGGAGCAACTGGGAGAAGCCCAGCGAGCACAGGAAGTACCAGACGATCCAGCCGGGCATCGGACCGATTATTCCCGAACTGAGCGTCACCTCGCCGGCCAGCGGCATCACCATCTGCTGTTCGACGCCGGTGAGCGCGTCGGCGTGATTCCCGTGGAGTTTCCAGTACATCCAGAGGAACAGCGGGATGACGAAGAGCATGACCCAGACCATCATCCGGAACTGATCTTTGAACATGCCGAGGTTCTCGGCCATCGCTTCCATCTGTTCTTCCTGGACGCGATCGAGTTCGTTCTCCAGGCGCTCGATCTCCGCCTCGGGTGCCTCGCGCTCTTCGGCCTCTTTCAAGGCCTTCTGAGCTTCCTTTCGCTTATCGCCCATCGCTTTCATCCGCTTTTGATACTTGCCCATGCGCTCTGGGTCCATCACGACGGACTGGATCAGGGCGGACCACAGTCCGGTGATGAGCGCGACCGAGAGGATGACCGCGTAGAACGGCAACGCGGCGTCGAGCGGCGCGACGAGGAAGTTGATCGAACTGCCGACGGCGTCGCGGACGGTGTCGGTCCAGTAGCCGAACATCAACAACAGCGAGATGACGCCGGCGAGTTTGTCCCACTGGGTCCACTTCGAGGCGTCGGTGTCGATCTCGACGCCGCCGATCGGTCCGTCATCCCCGTCGCCATCTAACGCCTCGTCGTAGGCTTCCCGGTCGGCGATCTCGAAGCCCTCGTCGCCGTCGACGAGGACGCCTTTCTCGATGATTCTGCCCCACTGGCCACTGGTGAGGTCGTCGCTGACGTCCGCCCAGTCGACCTCGCCCCCGTTCTCGTCTGCGCGCTCGCGGATTGACTCGAGGGCCGCCTCCATCTCCTCGTCTTCGCGAAGGAGCGTACTCACTTTCTCCGCCGTGCGCGTCATTCAACTCGAAGGTAGCCACCTTCGGTATACAAGCCTTTTTCTTCTGTTCCGTCCCGACCCGCGTCGCCGATCGGCCCGACTACCCGCTCCGAGCGAAGCCTTCGGGTGAGAGCGCATCTGGCAAACTGTTTCAATGGGGGACCAGTAGTGGCGAGCATGGAGAAGCTAAATCGGATGGCGATCGAGCTGGTCGACGAGGCCCTCGAGTACGCCGCGGAGCTCAACGTCGGTGCGACCCAGCTCGATTCTGAGGCCACGATTCTGGACTTCGGACTCGAATTCGACGGCGGCATGGAAGCCGGACTCCTCTGTACGGAGATACAGACGGCCGGCCTGGCGACGGTTCGGCGCCAACTCGGAACCATCGGAACCGCGACCATTCCCTACGTCGAACTCTCGACGGATCAACCCGCGCTCGCGTTGCTCGGCTCGCAGAAGGCCGGCTGGGAACTGACGGCTGAGGACTTCGAAGGGCTCGGAAGCGGTCCCGCCCGCGCGCTCGTCGCCGGCGAGGATATCTACCAGCGAATCGGCTACAGCGAGCACTTCGATCTGACCGCGCTGGCCGTCGAGACCGACGTGGAACCGACCGACGCCGCGGCCGAACAGGTCGCCGCCTTCGCCGGAGTCGAACCCAGCAGCGTCTTTCTCGTCGCCTTTCCCACCGCGAGCGTCGTCGGCAGCGTGACCAACGCCGCCCGGGCCGCCGAGGTGGCGACCTACCAGCTCTGTGAACTCGGCTACGATCCACTCGACATCGTCTCGGCGAACGGCCGCGCGCCAGTCGCCCCGATCGCCGCCGACGAACGGACCGGAATCGCCCGAACGACCGATGCCCTCGCCTACGGCGGACGCGCCCACCTCGTCGTCCGCGAATCCTTCGACCGCTTCGAGGAGATTCCCTCGACCGCCGGCGAGGAGTACGAGAGCCCGTTCGCCGAGATCTACGACGAGATGGAGTGGTCGTTCGAGGAACTGCCGGCCGGGCTGTTCGGCCCCGCGACCGTGACGGTCGACGTGATGGGCGGCGAGACGCACACCTTCGGCGAGACCGACGAGGAGCTGCTAATCGAGTCGTTCGGGCTGTAGCCGCGGGCCTCGACACCATATGCAATTCAAACCGATTCCCGAGCCGCCGTCCGATCCCACGGAGACGATCGAATCAGTTCGGAACGCCCTGCCGGCGGAGTCGGATTCGGAACTCGACTGCTGTGCGCGCGTGATCGACGACACATGGATCGAGACGCGCGAGGTGGCGAGCGAGTGGATCACCTTTCTCCGGGCGCTCGAACTGGCCGTCTCCGAACCCGATGGCTACCGCCGGGCGTCGAGAAACGAGACCCACGCGGGCGAGGCTTTCCGGCGCCGAGTCGTCGGCGTCGACGCCGTCCTCGGCGCGCTGGAGGTGGCGGACGAACCGCTCACCGCCGCCGAAGTCGACGACAGTCTCGCCGCCCGCGGCGAACGGTCACGGGGGACCGGCCGACGCACCGGCGACGGCGCGGACTCGGGAGTCGTCGATCGCATCGACCGGATTCTCGCGTGGGCCGAGGTGTTCGAGCTGGTCGACCGTCGCGATGGTCGGTACCGCCTCCGGTCGTGATTCACACCGACAGGTCCTCGACCCACGCGTAGCCGTCGTCGGTCGCCTCGATCGTCCCCTCGGCGAACCAGTCGTCGACGATTGCATCGATACCGTCCTCGTAGGTCGGGTACGTCGGCGTCCAGTCGGTGACAGCTCGAAGCCGATCGGCGCTCGTCGGCATCGAGTTCGTGAGGAGGAGAACGGTGTCCCGACCGACGACGAATCGCGCGAGCCACCCGGGCACGCGTCTCGGGTTCGACGCACCGAGTCGATCCGCGAGCAACCCGATGAAGTCGGCGAACGTCACTGGTCGCTCGTCGACGACGTGGTAGGTTCCCGTCAGGCTCGCTTCGACCGCCGCCGCGTACGCGGCAGCCGCGTCGTCGGCGTGAACGATCGAGAGCGCGGCGTCCGTCCGACCGAGGAGGCCGCCGCCGACGATCGGCAGTCGTCCAGCGAGGAGTCCCTCGCCAAACTGGCGGGTGTGGGCCGCGTCGGGCGCGTAGAACCAGCCGCCGCGGAGCACGCAGGTGTGGATGTTGGAATCCCTGGCGACGTTCTCGAGAAACCGCTCGGCTTCGAGGGCCGACTCGGTCGTTCGATCCGGGTTCGGCGGCGACCCCTCGTCGAACGGTTCGCCGTCCGGCTGTCGGGCGAGCCAGACGACGCTCTGGAAGATGAACTGGTCGACATCTGCCGCTTCGGCGGCGGCCCACAGATTCTTCGTTCCCTCCGTCCGGATACGGTCGTTACGTTCCCAGTCGTCGGCAGACGGCCTGTTCGCCGTCGGGATGGCCGTCGCCGCGTGGATCACGACATCGGCGTCGTCGACGGTGTCGAGAAGCCCCTCCCGATCGAGGACGTCGCCGTACGCGGGCGTCCCGCCCCGGGAACGGACCGCCCGCTCGCCGACGTCGTCCCTGACGAGGCCGACCACGTCGTGGCCGCGGTCGGTCAGTTGATCCACGAGTCGTCGCCCGAGAACACCGGTGGCACCGGCGACGAAGAGGTTCATGTCGGCAAGTTTACTGACAGAGTACAAAAGTGTATCCCGCGTGCCGATCTCCGTCGGCCGCGCGGAGGATCGTCAGCTCGCCCGGAAAACGACGTGCTCTCGTCCCGTCGCGACGCGGTCGACTCGATCGAAGACGCTCGCGTGTTCGCTCAGATCGAGACTGCGGTGGTGAACGAACCAGCACTCTCCGTCCGGCGTGAGTACGTCGGCCGCTCCTGAGAACAGCGACGACAGGACGCCGTCACCGGCGTGCGTCGGCGGGTTACAGAGGACGATATCGAACCGCCGTCCGTCGACGCCGCGAAGGCAGTCCGCCGTAACGACCCGCGGCGTCCCGTTCTCACGGGGAGTTCGCTCGACCGTACGTTCGGCACACCAGGAAGCCAGCCGACACTCGTCGGTGAGCCAGACATCACAGTTGGTCGCCGCGGCGACGTAGGCGCCGATCGGGCCACAGCCACAGCACAGATCCAGGACCCTGCCGTCGGTGGGAAGCGACGGGGTGACCGTCTCCAGCAACAGACGAGTGCCGAGATCGAGTTCCGACGCGGCGAACGTCCCCGGAAGCGTAACGAGTTCGAGGTCGACATCGCAGACGGTCGGCCGGAGGACGGTCGGCGTGACGTGACGCTCGAAATCGACGGCGTCGGGTCGCTCCGCGCGAAGCACGCGAACGTCCCCGGTTCGAGCGATTCGCTCGACGTCCGCACAGCGGGATTCGAGGGCGGACCGGTACCGGCCGAGGCCGCTTCGCTTCGACGCGGCGAGGAACAGCAGTCCGCCGGGGGAAAGCGTCGCGAGCGCGCTCACAAGGTGCTGGACGCCGACGTCGAGCGGCGTGTAGGCCTTCGGCGCGTAGACGACGACGTCGAATCGCTCCTCCAGTGTAGAGACGTCGGCTACCACCTGGACGGCGGCGTCGACGCCGTTTTCGGTCGCGTTCTGTCGGCAGAGTCGCGCGGCGCGGGCGCTCGTCTCGGTCATGGTGACGCGCTCCGCCCGCGACGCCAGGAGCGTCCCGGCGACGCCGTAATTGGCCTCAAGCACGCAGAGACGGTCGGTCGTCCGCTCCCAGCACGCCTCGGCGAGGGCGAGTTCCGCGGGCCGGAACGCGTCGGGCGAGACGACGCCGTCGACGGTCCGAAATCGGTAGACGTCGGGCCCACGCTCGACGTGCGATTCGAGCCGGAGGTCGCGGGTGGCTGCGTTCACGGCGACCACCCCCAGAACGGCTGGATGGCGTGCTGACGATCGGTCGGGCGACCAGGTCCCGCGCTCGGGACGATCCGGTCGTGGGCGAATCGAGACCGACGCAACCGGGTCGATCGCGGTCGTAATTCCCGTTCGGACGCCGCCGTCCAGAGACGGGCGGTCGGCATCGACGGCGGTTCGAGATGGGTTCGGCGACCGCTGGGGTCGGTCGGCCGGGTCGGTTCGTCGTGGCGATTCGTTCGGGCTGTGGTGTGTATAGGTGGGTTCTGCATCGACGCGGATTCGGCGGCTCGCTCGGTTCGATGACGAGACGAGCGCTTCGCTCGCGACGACGCGGACCGCAGAACGGACGACCGAGGCGTGAGACCCGACGATCGGGAGTCGATGGAATATCCACTCCCGACGAGCGAGACCACCTCACCGACGGATCGAAGAAGGCGAGCCCACGCGCCGCTGCGCGAAGCGCGACCCTGGTACCGAACAGCGTGACGACCGTCGGGGAGCCGATCGCGTCAGATCGGACCCGACGAGCGCCCACAGCCGGCGAGCCGGCCGAACCACTGATCCCGACACCGGCGCGAGCCGTCGACGCCGGCGGCGCGGACCCGTCAGTTCGACCCCGAGGCCTTGTTCAACGTATCTCGCCGTTGTGAGTGCGAGGGCAAAAAGATTCGGTCCGCCTCGACGACGATCGGACTGGGAGAACACCACGAGCCGATAGAAAACTTATTTGCTAACACTTTGATTGGTCGAACGAATGTCCCCTGATCAGTCCCCTCGGTTCACCCGCCGAACAGCCCTCTCCATGCTCGGGACAGTTGGTGCGTTCGCCGCCGCCGGCTGTACCGCCCCGGGTGCTCGCACGAACGAAACTAACACCAGTGCAGGTAGTGAACCAAAGGAAACGGCTCCGACCGAACCTCCCGATGATCCGCCGGCCGACTACGACGACTGGCCGGATCCACCCTGTACGGATTGCACCGTCGACTTCTCGACACCGCCAGCGTACGATGACGACAACTGGCGGATGTTGGGCTACGACCCCGGGAACTCGTTCGTCAATCCGCACGCGGACGGACCGTCCGACGATCCCAGCGTGCAGTGGACGTTCGAACGCAACTTTCTATCGATGGGCGCATCGCGCTTTCACCACCCGTTGATCGTCGACGGAACCGTTTACACGACGCAAGTGATCGAACGGCTGAATCGAGACCAGCGCGGTCACTGGAAATTCATCGCCATCGATGCGGCGACCGGTGAGGCCGAGACGGTCTTCGAAGCGAATAGCTCGATATGGCGTCCAACGATCGCAAACGGGATCGTCTACGCGGCCATCGGCCGTGAGGTCCACGCATACGATCTGGAAACGGGGTGTGTCTGCTGGAAATCTGAGGAGATACTCGGCGCTCCGTCCGCGATTCGTCGGGTGGGCGACGTCGTCGTTGCGACTGATAGCGCCTTCCGACGAAAATTGGAAACGTGGGAACCGGTTCCACAATTACACGTCCTTCACGCAGAAACCGGAGACAAACTGTGGGAAGCCCAAGGCGACAATAACGGTTGGGACATCCCCAGAATGCCAATTATCGACAATGAAGTGGTTAATTTTCCCAATACAAAAAGACGGCTTGACCCCCCCACTGGTGAAGAATTGGAGCCACTACCAGTTCGAGCACGCTATCCAGTGCAAACCAATGGTGCGTACTACGGACTCACCGACATCGATGACGAAACTGTCCTCACTACGTACGACTGGGAGACAGGCGATCACCGGTGGACGTACAATCCGGAAGGAGAGAACGTGCGTGCTGGGTGGCCCGTCGTCATCGGTGACACCGTGGTCGTGAGTGAAACGAAAGGATTGGTTTCCGGCGTCGATCGAACGACGGGCGAGCGGCTCTGGCGAATCGAGCCGTGGACGCACTTCGACGGCGTCGATAGCTTTCTCGGGTCCATGTTCCGCGTCGCGACGAGCGACACCGTCTACATCGTTCACGACGGCGGCGCGGTGACCGCCGTCGATCCGACCGACGGTACCATCGAGTGGCAGTTGAAGACCGACGAGATGAACTGGACCGCGACTCGTGGAGGTTGCGCGCTGGCCGGTGATCTGCTGATCACCGTCGGCGAAGGTGGAACCCTGTACGCCATCTCCTGAGCGTCAACCGGTGGCCGCGGCGAGCACCCATCTCCTGGCCAGCGTGACGTTCCTCGGCGCTTCGTCGCTCCGATTCACCCGTTCATTTCAGTCACACACCAGTAACTATATTATTGTCCGCGATAACTGTCAGAACGGAAGCCACCCTCCAGAACGAGTGGGGCATACGTGAAATGCCCCGGGTGTTGGCCCACCCGAGGCGTGGCTTCCAAATCCGCCGAGGATTCAGTTGCCATGTTCCGATACAAACCTCCGAGACAAAAAGGTCTCGCACGTCAGCCGTACCGCCAGCGAACGCTTCATTCAGCCGTTCTAGCGATTACGCAGAGTACGTCGCTCGCAAGGATACTCGACTCGGAGGAGCCCCAATGAGTCGCCCGCCGGATCCGCCGATCTGCTACCGGTGTGGCGACCGCCTCTCTGAGTCCCACTGGATTCGACTTTCGACGGCTCATCAGGGGCCCGCCGCGTCGACCTACCGCGACGTCGACCGGCCGATCTGTCCGGACTGCCTGGCCGCGATCGGGCTGCTCGAAATCGTGAAACGGACGCAAAACAGTCACGAGGCGGCGGAGAACGGTACCGACCAGTCACCGCCGCCTGCGAAGCACGACGCGGTCGATCCTCCCTGGAAGACGCTCCGACGGACCGTGACGAACGTGGAGCGCTGATCGAACCGTCGACGGCAAACCGTGAGTGCCAAATGTATGTTGACGTACGGGGACGAACGATGAACGGTGGGACTGAGTGGTTTCGACTCGCCCCGTGCATAATTATCCAACGTTCCACAACACGAGGGAACGGAACTCCGTCGACAACGACGGGGAAATGGTCATTCCACGGGCGAAACGTCGGTCACCATCCCCACGCCTTTGCTCCGACCCTCGCGGAAGACGAACGCTATCCTCGATCTCCACATCACACGATCCACTAGCATGATACACAATCGCCAAGTCACTCATCAACCGCAACACAGCTGAAGTCGAAGTTCTGCTCGGTGACAAGGGGTACGACGATCAGCAGATTCGAGCAGCGGCCCAACAGGAACGAGATTCGTCCACCTCTCAATCACCGTGAGTTTTCCTCACATCAGAAAGCGTGGAACGCTCGACTGGATGCCGACATCTCCGCTCAATGGTACCAGAGCGAAACGGTGAACTCTCGACTCAAGCGTAAGTACGGTGCGTTCGTGCGGTCACAACCCTGGTGGAAGCAGTTTCGTGGACTCGCCCTTGCATATATCGTCTACAATCTCGACCGATTCTTCTAGCGTATAGTACAGGTGACGCATGTAGTAGCTGCACCCGAACGAAGTGAGCGTGGTTCTCCGACGGCGTGGCCGAAGGCCGAACCTTCTGCCTTTTCATCGAAGTTTTTGCGTCGAGCGGTCCCGCGCATCGCGCGGAATCCAGAGGCGGAAAAATTCGGTGTCGCGCATATTGGTTCACAACCTCAATTTGATATTATGGCCAAGTTGAGTATAGTTAGCCCCGATAATTTATCAGGTGAGCCTACCTGGTTATCTTATGAATGAGTCAGAAGAGGACTCACAGCACGAGTTACTTGCCCACGTTCTCGTTCCGGTCGCACATGAAGAGGATGCGCTGAAGACAGCGAACGCACTTGCACCCTATAATCCGAATCGAGTGACAGCCCTTCACGTCGTCGAAAAAGCCGGTGGCGCACCCGACAAAACGCCTGTTGAACAATCCGAGGAGGTAGCCGCGGAAGCGTACGCGGCCGTTCGCACGATCTTTTCTGATGCTCAAACGCAGACAGCATACGCGAGGGATATTGTTGGGGCCATCTTCGAGACAGCTGACGAAGTCGGTGCCAGCGCAATCGCCTTTCGATCCCGAGGAGGTAATCGGATCATGCACTTTCTCTCTGGCGACTTGTCATTAAAACTCGTCACCGAAGCTGATCGGCCCGTCATTGCACTTCCCCACATCGAATCTGAGGAGTGATGTCTATCGATTGGAGTAGTCAACAATTTGGATAGGTTACCCGTCTTTCGGGACTGCTATTCAGAGTCCTCGCGGAAGAAATACGTCGCCATTTCTGAGGAACCGCATACAGTGCAGCGGTCGCGGTTCTCGTCGTAG
This region includes:
- a CDS encoding alpha/beta fold hydrolase; the encoded protein is MQTVTRDGTELAYDVDGPVDGEPVVFLSGLGYGRWMWRFQRDALADSHRTIRIDNRGAGDSDEPEGPYSIDEMAADVEAVLDAEGIARAHVVGASMGGMIAQRYAIEYDRAATLSLLCSSPGGPDAEPIPEETQEVLVSVPESADEREAIKHRMAVAVSPTFYEDDPDLVSRIVDWRLESDASEAARAAQAAAVMAFDASDELDRISIPTLVAHGTADRVLPVENGRLLAESIPNATFEPFDGAHHLFFIEEAEAVTDRLRTFLGAISPVDA
- a CDS encoding MaoC family dehydratase — translated: MPAASPGDVATASRTATRDRIERFAEVTGDDNPLHVDERYAGGGFFGEPVAHGMFAAGVVSSALASLDGDVIYVSQDLQFLAPVYVDQTVTATVEVSENLSGDRLRVETIAETDEETVVTGEAVILSLEREGGGRLPSR
- a CDS encoding RNA-guided pseudouridylation complex pseudouridine synthase subunit Cbf5 — protein: MTLRPPPDDRSPAELLEFGVVNLDKPAGPSSHQVSAWIRDAVDETLSAAGDSPIERAAHAGTLDPKVTGCLPVMLGDATRLAPVFLEGQKEYVAVLECHAPVPTDVETVLAEFEGPIYQKPPRKSAVSRRLRVREIYALEALEVDDRRVLLRIRCESGTYVRKLCHDIGLALGTGGHMGDLRRTATDPFDDRDLVSATDLIDALAFWLEDDEPEAVSEVVDPAERVLVDLPSVTIAESAAREVANGAPVYAPGVLAVEGVDESTADGSTEAPLVACYTPEGSAICLGRLVGDPDAESGTVVELERVLV
- the cmk gene encoding (d)CMP kinase, which gives rise to MLLTVSGPPGSGKSTTAALLAEHFELEHVSGGDIFRELADERGYTPLEFNKLAEENEGIDRDLDRRLREVAIERDGLVLESRLAGWLAGEHADFRFWLDAPAAVRGERIADREDKDPVNATEETRAREASEAQRYEEYYGIDIEDLKPYDLSVNTARWEPDAVLDMLVTAVEEYDPVGDEGKVPIELAIEL
- a CDS encoding DUF106 domain-containing protein, yielding MTRTAEKVSTLLREDEEMEAALESIRERADENGGEVDWADVSDDLTSGQWGRIIEKGVLVDGDEGFEIADREAYDEALDGDGDDGPIGGVEIDTDASKWTQWDKLAGVISLLLMFGYWTDTVRDAVGSSINFLVAPLDAALPFYAVILSVALITGLWSALIQSVVMDPERMGKYQKRMKAMGDKRKEAQKALKEAEEREAPEAEIERLENELDRVQEEQMEAMAENLGMFKDQFRMMVWVMLFVIPLFLWMYWKLHGNHADALTGVEQQMVMPLAGEVTLSSGIIGPMPGWIVWYFLCSLGFSQLLRKALNINLSPDSS
- the mch gene encoding methenyltetrahydromethanopterin cyclohydrolase, with protein sequence MEKLNRMAIELVDEALEYAAELNVGATQLDSEATILDFGLEFDGGMEAGLLCTEIQTAGLATVRRQLGTIGTATIPYVELSTDQPALALLGSQKAGWELTAEDFEGLGSGPARALVAGEDIYQRIGYSEHFDLTALAVETDVEPTDAAAEQVAAFAGVEPSSVFLVAFPTASVVGSVTNAARAAEVATYQLCELGYDPLDIVSANGRAPVAPIAADERTGIARTTDALAYGGRAHLVVRESFDRFEEIPSTAGEEYESPFAEIYDEMEWSFEELPAGLFGPATVTVDVMGGETHTFGETDEELLIESFGL
- a CDS encoding NAD-dependent epimerase/dehydratase family protein produces the protein MNLFVAGATGVLGRRLVDQLTDRGHDVVGLVRDDVGERAVRSRGGTPAYGDVLDREGLLDTVDDADVVIHAATAIPTANRPSADDWERNDRIRTEGTKNLWAAAEAADVDQFIFQSVVWLARQPDGEPFDEGSPPNPDRTTESALEAERFLENVARDSNIHTCVLRGGWFYAPDAAHTRQFGEGLLAGRLPIVGGGLLGRTDAALSIVHADDAAAAYAAAVEASLTGTYHVVDERPVTFADFIGLLADRLGASNPRRVPGWLARFVVGRDTVLLLTNSMPTSADRLRAVTDWTPTYPTYEDGIDAIVDDWFAEGTIEATDDGYAWVEDLSV
- a CDS encoding methyltransferase; translation: MNAATRDLRLESHVERGPDVYRFRTVDGVVSPDAFRPAELALAEACWERTTDRLCVLEANYGVAGTLLASRAERVTMTETSARAARLCRQNATENGVDAAVQVVADVSTLEERFDVVVYAPKAYTPLDVGVQHLVSALATLSPGGLLFLAASKRSGLGRYRSALESRCADVERIARTGDVRVLRAERPDAVDFERHVTPTVLRPTVCDVDLELVTLPGTFAASELDLGTRLLLETVTPSLPTDGRVLDLCCGCGPIGAYVAAATNCDVWLTDECRLASWCAERTVERTPRENGTPRVVTADCLRGVDGRRFDIVLCNPPTHAGDGVLSSLFSGAADVLTPDGECWFVHHRSLDLSEHASVFDRVDRVATGREHVVFRAS
- a CDS encoding PQQ-binding-like beta-propeller repeat protein — its product is MSPDQSPRFTRRTALSMLGTVGAFAAAGCTAPGARTNETNTSAGSEPKETAPTEPPDDPPADYDDWPDPPCTDCTVDFSTPPAYDDDNWRMLGYDPGNSFVNPHADGPSDDPSVQWTFERNFLSMGASRFHHPLIVDGTVYTTQVIERLNRDQRGHWKFIAIDAATGEAETVFEANSSIWRPTIANGIVYAAIGREVHAYDLETGCVCWKSEEILGAPSAIRRVGDVVVATDSAFRRKLETWEPVPQLHVLHAETGDKLWEAQGDNNGWDIPRMPIIDNEVVNFPNTKRRLDPPTGEELEPLPVRARYPVQTNGAYYGLTDIDDETVLTTYDWETGDHRWTYNPEGENVRAGWPVVIGDTVVVSETKGLVSGVDRTTGERLWRIEPWTHFDGVDSFLGSMFRVATSDTVYIVHDGGAVTAVDPTDGTIEWQLKTDEMNWTATRGGCALAGDLLITVGEGGTLYAIS
- a CDS encoding universal stress protein, whose protein sequence is MNESEEDSQHELLAHVLVPVAHEEDALKTANALAPYNPNRVTALHVVEKAGGAPDKTPVEQSEEVAAEAYAAVRTIFSDAQTQTAYARDIVGAIFETADEVGASAIAFRSRGGNRIMHFLSGDLSLKLVTEADRPVIALPHIESEE